The Cryptosporangium aurantiacum genome has a window encoding:
- a CDS encoding enoyl-CoA hydratase family protein: MPLSTEVVDGTIAVVTMNYPPVNALPVAGWFALADRLRELGADHSVHVVVLRAEGRGFNAGVDIKEMQRTEGFEAILGANKGCYAAFKAVYECAVPVVAAVHGFCLGGGVGLVGNCDSVVASDDAYFGVPEVDRGALGAATHLARLVPQHLMRTLYFTGRTIPATALVQHGSVVETVPRAELDATALGLAREIAAKDPRVIRAAKEALNGIDPVDVHRSYRFEQGFTFELNLAGVADERRDAFVQDGKAAR, from the coding sequence ATGCCACTCTCGACAGAGGTCGTCGACGGCACGATCGCGGTCGTCACGATGAACTATCCGCCGGTCAACGCGTTACCGGTCGCCGGTTGGTTCGCGCTGGCCGACCGCCTGCGCGAACTCGGTGCCGACCACAGCGTCCACGTGGTGGTTCTTCGCGCCGAAGGGCGCGGGTTCAACGCGGGCGTGGACATCAAGGAGATGCAGCGCACCGAGGGGTTCGAAGCGATCCTCGGCGCCAACAAGGGGTGTTACGCGGCGTTCAAGGCGGTCTACGAGTGCGCGGTGCCGGTGGTGGCCGCGGTGCACGGGTTCTGCCTGGGCGGCGGCGTCGGCCTGGTCGGCAACTGCGACTCGGTCGTCGCGAGCGACGACGCCTACTTCGGCGTCCCCGAGGTCGACCGTGGCGCGCTCGGCGCGGCCACCCACCTCGCGCGGCTCGTCCCTCAACACCTGATGCGGACGCTGTACTTCACCGGCCGCACGATCCCGGCCACCGCACTCGTGCAGCACGGCTCGGTGGTGGAGACCGTGCCGCGCGCCGAGCTGGACGCCACCGCGCTCGGGCTGGCCCGGGAGATCGCCGCCAAGGACCCGCGGGTCATCCGGGCGGCGAAGGAGGCGCTCAACGGCATCGACCCGGTCGACGTCCACCGCAGTTACCGCTTCGAGCAGGGGTTCACGTTCGAGCTCAACCTCGCCGGGGTGGCCGACGAGCGCCGGGACGCGTTCGTGCAGGACGGTAAGGCCGCGCGATGA